Proteins co-encoded in one Brassica oleracea var. oleracea cultivar TO1000 chromosome C4, BOL, whole genome shotgun sequence genomic window:
- the LOC106340124 gene encoding uncharacterized protein LOC106340124 yields the protein MAMEEKDKKIKKIKKKKDTKSSPDISFKPSSAVKGLKFGGQIIVKSFTIRRARTLELLKLLSLPSSSSPSPPLLSTAAYLPTNFTILAHQAWHTLTLGLGTRKSKVVVFVFESEAMKRAVTAAEGGLWPSEIPLGEVNKKMIRKLKNWEMARFKFRKGCLTFYVYAVRNAGGEGFAAAKDLKVILQAVVALKDFMDHTAMLVMPHQKAINYASYPPFAMAH from the coding sequence ATGGCCATGGAAGAGAAAGACAAGAAAATCAAGAAGATCAAGAAGAAGAAAGATACCAAATCCTCGCCGGACATCTCCTTCAAACCTTCCTCCGCCGTCAAAGGCCTCAAATTCGGCGGCCAGATAATCGTCAAATCATTCACAATCCGGCGAGCAAGAACACTCGAGCTCCTAAAACTCCTCTCCCTCCCATCTTCATCATCACCATCTCCGCCGCTTCTTTCCACGGCGGCGTATCTTCCGACGAACTTCACGATCTTAGCTCACCAAGCATGGCACACACTAACCCTCGGGCTAGGAACAAGGAAGTCCAAAGTGGTTGTCTTCGTGTTCGAATCGGAGGCGATGAAGAGGGCGGTTACGGCGGCGGAGGGGGGACTCTGGCCGTCGGAGATTCCTCTCGGTGAAGTGAACAAGAAGATGATAAGAAAGTTAAAGAACTGGGAAATGGCGAGGTTCAAGTTCAGGAAAGGATGCCTAACATTTTACGTATACGCCGTGAGAAACGCCGGAGGCGAGGGGTTTGCGGCGGCGAAGGACTTAAAGGTAATTTTACAGGCGGTGGTGGCTTTGAAAGACTTCATGGATCATACGGCGATGCTAGTAATGCCCC
- the LOC106339374 gene encoding ubiquitin-conjugating enzyme E2 14, translating into MANNQASLLLQKQLKDLCKKPVDGFSAGLVDENNVFQWSVSIMGPPDTLYEGGFFNAIMTFPQDYPNKPPTVKFTSEVWHPNVYSDGKVCISILHPPGDDPNGYELASERWNPVHTVESIVLSIISMLSGPNDESPANVEAAKEWRDNRAEFRKKVSRCVRRSQEML; encoded by the exons ATGGCAAACAATCAAGCAAGCCTTCTTCTACAGAAACAGCTCAAAG ATCTGTGCAAGAAACCGGTTGATGGTTTCTCAGCTGGGCTCGTTGATGAGAATAACGTTTTCCAGTGGAGCGTTTCGATTATGGGTCCTCCTGATACCTTGTA TGAAGGGGGCTTCTTTAATGCAATTATGACGTTTCCACAGGATTATCCTAATAAACCACCAACTGTCAAGTTCACCTCAGAGGTGTGGCATCCTAATG TTTATTCTGATGGAAAAGTTTGCATATCGATTCTTCATCCTCCTGGTGATGATCCTAATGGATACGAGCTTGCCTCAGAACGTTGGAACCCTGTTCACACG GTAGAAAGCATTGTGTTGAGTATCATATCTATGCTGTCGGGTCCCAACGACGAGTCACCGGCGAATGTGGAAGCTGCAAAAGAATGGAGAGACAACAGAGCAGAGTTTAGGAAGAAAGTGAGTCGCTGTGTGAGAAGATCGCAAGAGATGTTATAA